The following proteins are co-located in the Spirosoma montaniterrae genome:
- a CDS encoding YdcF family protein, translated as MKTFLFFISLFTVQFLYAQSPTGYQRTYRLMQSGDWVTDKNFYLLTAIGQTPAAQQLIRQDTALQAIGRERATLLKAHAQDTCRTPASLVTGFRWSRADSLRLQTALQRLYRQNSTAFDALVTKHLRPSGCYQRFADMPNSELLARAWGQYMVGINYIIDQYGLGKKMRYPRIDSANYPVNGRYYRTVLKDLFAVLAERADSLTLFYEPSLAVARQLMDVNDRDEPARHEPMEQRDNRPAFEAVAKTDWKKFRYAAILIPGSGPELTTTPLSPLNKMRLDMVASRYRNGWAPFLIVSGGYCYPFRGPYAEAVEMKRYLRQKWNIPESAILIDPHARHTTTNLRNANRLMIRYGFPTDKRCVFTTTQSQTDYATNAAFDARNLRELGYLPYRDKRRISPHDIEFFLTFESLHMDPLDPLDP; from the coding sequence ATGAAAACCTTCCTCTTTTTTATTTCTCTCTTTACGGTTCAATTCCTGTACGCTCAATCGCCGACGGGTTATCAGCGGACGTACCGGCTGATGCAGTCGGGCGATTGGGTGACGGATAAAAACTTTTACCTGCTCACAGCCATCGGCCAAACACCGGCTGCACAGCAGCTTATCCGGCAAGATACCGCTTTGCAGGCCATTGGGCGCGAACGGGCTACGCTCCTCAAAGCTCACGCACAGGATACGTGCCGAACGCCCGCTTCGCTCGTTACGGGATTCCGATGGTCGCGGGCCGATTCGCTGCGGCTGCAAACAGCTCTCCAACGGCTCTATAGACAGAACAGCACCGCGTTCGATGCGCTCGTTACGAAGCATCTACGGCCATCGGGTTGTTATCAGCGGTTTGCCGACATGCCAAATTCCGAACTGCTGGCACGGGCCTGGGGGCAATATATGGTCGGTATAAATTACATTATCGACCAGTATGGCTTAGGCAAAAAAATGCGCTACCCCCGCATCGACTCTGCCAACTACCCGGTCAATGGTCGCTATTACCGAACGGTGCTGAAAGACCTGTTTGCGGTGCTGGCCGAACGCGCCGATTCGCTCACGCTATTTTACGAACCATCGCTGGCCGTTGCCCGGCAGTTGATGGATGTTAACGACCGCGACGAACCCGCCCGGCACGAACCGATGGAACAACGCGACAACCGACCGGCGTTTGAGGCCGTTGCTAAAACCGACTGGAAGAAATTTCGATACGCGGCTATTCTGATACCCGGCAGCGGCCCCGAACTGACGACTACGCCCCTCAGCCCACTCAACAAAATGCGCTTAGACATGGTAGCCTCGCGCTACCGCAACGGCTGGGCACCGTTTCTGATTGTGAGTGGCGGCTATTGTTATCCGTTTCGGGGGCCGTATGCCGAAGCCGTGGAGATGAAGCGGTATCTAAGGCAAAAGTGGAACATTCCCGAATCGGCCATTCTGATTGACCCACACGCCCGGCATACCACTACCAACCTGCGTAATGCCAACCGGCTGATGATTCGCTACGGTTTCCCAACCGACAAACGCTGTGTGTTTACGACCACGCAAAGCCAGACCGATTACGCCACCAACGCGGCTTTCGACGCCCGCAACCTCCGCGAGTTAGGCTACCTCCCCTACCGCGACAAACGGCGCATCTCGCCCCACGACATTGAGTTTTTCCTAACGTTCGAAAGTCTTCACATGGACCCACTCGACCCGCTCGATCCGTAG
- a CDS encoding MBOAT family O-acyltransferase has translation MLFNSLQFLLFFIVVTLSYFGLKWRGRWLLLLVASCYFYMVLKPEYILILFLTIVIDYIAGIWIERTTGSTRRWLLIISLISNLGILAFFKYLGFFTENLSWIFDQIQMPQVADQVMNMGNRIFVKVLHLFGESGVASFKDNKSILPVGLSFHTFQAMSYTIEVYRGNQKAERHFGIYALYVMFYPQLVAGPIERPQNVLWQFHKTFPFDFENVKAGLMQMAFGLFKKVVIADRLTMMADFGFNDPSQHNGLTLLVATFFFTFQIYCDFSGYSDMAIGAARVMGFTLMENFRTPYIAQSISEFWRRWHISLSTWFRDYLYIPLGGNRKGEVRQYINMLIVFLASGLWHGPNWTYVIWGGLNGTYQVLAVLRDKLLVRLGFSAVPPRQVTSPASDSRPKSPVWVVVNVLITFVLIMLTWVFFRARSVGDAFLILQRIATLSFTETISSPLNATEMWFSIGLIVFLYVKEYFYLTIPTRNTTRFYALFVLITFLTYLFGVFSSNQFIYFQF, from the coding sequence ATGCTATTTAATTCGCTTCAGTTTTTACTGTTCTTCATTGTTGTCACGCTCAGCTACTTCGGGTTGAAGTGGCGGGGGCGTTGGTTGTTGCTGCTGGTTGCCAGTTGCTACTTTTACATGGTGCTGAAACCGGAATACATTCTCATTCTGTTTCTGACCATCGTTATCGATTACATTGCCGGTATCTGGATCGAACGAACAACGGGTTCGACACGCCGATGGCTGCTGATTATCTCGCTGATTTCAAACCTCGGCATTCTCGCTTTTTTCAAGTACCTCGGCTTTTTCACGGAAAACCTATCGTGGATTTTTGACCAGATTCAGATGCCGCAGGTGGCCGATCAGGTCATGAATATGGGCAATCGGATTTTCGTAAAAGTCCTGCATTTGTTCGGTGAAAGTGGCGTGGCGTCGTTCAAAGACAACAAAAGTATTTTGCCTGTTGGCTTATCGTTTCATACGTTTCAGGCCATGAGTTACACCATCGAGGTGTATCGGGGCAACCAGAAGGCCGAACGGCATTTCGGCATTTACGCGCTCTACGTCATGTTCTACCCGCAGTTGGTGGCCGGGCCTATCGAACGCCCGCAGAACGTGCTGTGGCAGTTTCATAAAACGTTTCCCTTTGATTTCGAGAACGTAAAGGCCGGACTGATGCAGATGGCTTTCGGTCTGTTCAAAAAGGTAGTGATTGCCGACCGGCTGACCATGATGGCCGACTTCGGGTTTAACGACCCCAGTCAGCACAACGGCCTGACGCTCCTGGTAGCCACATTCTTCTTCACGTTCCAGATCTACTGCGATTTTTCAGGCTACTCCGACATGGCTATTGGGGCTGCGCGGGTCATGGGCTTCACGCTCATGGAAAACTTCCGAACGCCCTACATTGCCCAGTCTATTTCGGAATTCTGGCGACGCTGGCACATTTCGCTCTCGACCTGGTTCCGCGATTATCTGTACATCCCGCTCGGTGGCAACCGCAAAGGCGAAGTCCGGCAGTACATCAACATGCTCATCGTGTTCTTAGCCAGCGGTTTATGGCACGGCCCCAACTGGACATACGTAATTTGGGGCGGGCTGAACGGCACCTATCAGGTATTGGCCGTACTACGTGATAAGCTGCTGGTACGGCTGGGTTTTTCGGCGGTACCCCCTCGACAAGTTACCTCGCCTGCCAGCGATAGCCGCCCTAAATCGCCCGTGTGGGTAGTGGTTAATGTGCTGATAACGTTTGTATTGATTATGCTGACGTGGGTGTTTTTCCGGGCCAGAAGCGTAGGTGATGCCTTTTTGATCCTACAACGCATTGCTACGCTGTCGTTCACGGAAACGATTAGTAGCCCGCTCAACGCTACCGAGATGTGGTTCAGCATTGGGCTAATCGTGTTTCTGTATGTGAAGGAATATTTTTACCTCACTATTCCTACCCGCAATACGACCCGGTTCTACGCTTTGTTCGTGCTGATTACGTTTCTGACGTATCTGTTCGGCGTCTTCTCGTCGAATCAGTTTATCTATTTCCAGTTTTAA
- a CDS encoding glycosyltransferase — protein MTDQTVTPADRINVVIPLFNDWQAVGLLLERIRAVVEPTVQNRLAFLIVDDCSVTNYDAFPSGVGQSLSILRLYRNVGHQKAIALGLAYLGSLPDQYPTIVMDSDGEDRPEDMAELIRTEAANPGKVVFAHRAKRHESLTFRLFYEVYKTVFRILTGKVITFGNFSLIPARQLRRLSHVSEIWNNYPGGVIRSRLPYTAIPLERGRRLAGESKMNFVSLVLHGLSAVSVLIDTTAVRLVLFCVLMASAASMGITVLLYLKFFTNTSIPGWTSYLMSSFLIVILQAFLISLLLVFVVLSYRTQPQFIPARQFSDFVERVEEIY, from the coding sequence TTGACTGACCAGACTGTTACCCCCGCCGACCGTATCAATGTCGTGATTCCACTCTTCAACGATTGGCAGGCTGTTGGGCTGTTGCTGGAGCGCATCCGGGCGGTAGTTGAACCAACCGTTCAGAACCGACTCGCTTTCCTGATTGTAGACGACTGCTCGGTAACAAACTACGACGCGTTTCCGTCGGGCGTTGGTCAATCATTGTCGATTTTGCGGCTTTACCGGAACGTAGGCCATCAGAAAGCCATTGCGCTGGGGCTGGCTTACCTCGGCTCCCTGCCCGACCAGTACCCAACCATTGTGATGGACTCCGACGGCGAAGACCGGCCCGAAGACATGGCGGAGCTAATTCGTACCGAAGCCGCTAACCCCGGCAAAGTAGTGTTTGCCCACCGGGCCAAACGCCACGAAAGCCTGACCTTCCGGCTGTTTTACGAGGTTTATAAAACCGTTTTTCGTATTCTGACGGGTAAAGTCATTACGTTTGGCAACTTCAGCCTGATTCCGGCCCGGCAGCTTCGGCGGCTTTCGCACGTCTCCGAAATCTGGAACAACTACCCTGGTGGCGTTATTCGGTCGCGACTGCCTTACACGGCCATACCGCTCGAACGGGGCAGGCGGCTGGCGGGTGAATCAAAAATGAATTTTGTTTCGCTGGTACTGCATGGCCTGAGCGCGGTGTCGGTACTGATCGACACAACGGCGGTGCGACTGGTGTTGTTCTGCGTATTGATGGCATCGGCGGCATCGATGGGCATTACCGTATTGCTGTATCTGAAATTCTTTACCAATACGTCGATTCCGGGCTGGACCAGCTATTTGATGTCGTCGTTTCTGATCGTGATTTTACAGGCGTTTTTAATTTCGCTGCTGCTGGTATTCGTCGTGCTGTCGTACCGAACCCAGCCGCAGTTCATTCCGGCCCGGCAGTTTAGCGACTTCGTTGAGCGTGTCGAAGAAATTTATTAG
- a CDS encoding Uma2 family endonuclease — translation METLLTPPPKPVQALDVDDIAPVSFRVRQIMTSEEFYTFCQDNPTYKFERDPDGRIFVMPNTGGKTGIRNSKLNLRVGIWNEQTNAGEVFDSSTAFDLPDGSTRSPDVAWVSRERWDALTEQQQEKFPPVCPDFVIELLRADVRSPSDSLSVTKKKMTDVWIKNGCRLAWLIDPKSQTTHIFRANGEIQIIEGFDKSLSGETVLPGFTLTL, via the coding sequence ATGGAAACGCTCTTAACTCCTCCGCCGAAGCCGGTTCAGGCACTGGACGTTGACGATATCGCACCGGTTTCGTTCCGCGTCCGGCAAATTATGACCTCGGAAGAATTTTATACGTTCTGTCAGGACAATCCCACCTACAAGTTTGAACGCGACCCCGACGGACGCATTTTCGTTATGCCCAATACTGGAGGAAAAACCGGAATCAGAAATTCAAAACTCAATCTGCGCGTCGGTATCTGGAACGAGCAGACGAATGCAGGCGAAGTATTCGATTCATCAACGGCGTTCGACCTGCCCGACGGCAGCACACGCTCGCCCGATGTTGCTTGGGTTAGCCGCGAGCGTTGGGATGCGCTGACAGAGCAACAACAGGAAAAATTTCCGCCCGTTTGCCCCGATTTTGTAATTGAGCTGCTCCGGGCCGACGTTCGGTCGCCTTCCGATTCGCTGAGTGTCACTAAAAAGAAGATGACCGATGTCTGGATCAAGAACGGTTGCCGTTTGGCCTGGCTCATCGATCCCAAAAGCCAAACAACGCACATTTTTCGCGCCAACGGCGAAATCCAGATTATTGAGGGGTTTGATAAATCACTATCGGGTGAGACCGTGCTGCCGGGCTTCACACTGACACTATAA
- a CDS encoding RagB/SusD family nutrient uptake outer membrane protein, with amino-acid sequence MKPTYIKISVLATMLSMASCSEDFLVKTDPNAIAAADFYQTENDVLLGLNGAYQSLRNNNGIAEGSGLYAEQRSDNTGTNDNQSNAGEPFQFNDFSILPSNTYLRSHWLALYQIVTRANQVLAGMEGIPFANPQTKAQYQAEAKFIRALAYFHLVRKWGDVPLVTQPLNSADAVRASTFREKKEKVYEQIVADLTEVANSSLPDVQPAAQKGRVSKVAGNALLGQVYLTMATTLDAANRATNLNQAKTFLTNAYSKRTFGLLKEIPYADVFDVTKKSTNPEIIFQIVYRQGDVNFASGIAASNQAQGETINSLRTTTGVGGNVKPDLVKDYEEGDTRKDFSIKFANAANVRDYFITKYRDTSPAATTNGWGGNDWILMRYADVILMLAEVNMYLGDEAAAISLLDQVRDRAKLPLYNVARTNSAYSAKYPTLKLAILHERRVELAFENHRWFDLLRFFTPAELVTYFQAKPQADYGAAKVSNFGPKDYYFPIPFDEVKLNPEKMNQNPGY; translated from the coding sequence ATGAAACCTACATACATCAAAATTTCAGTACTCGCTACGATGCTGTCGATGGCGTCGTGCAGCGAAGATTTCTTAGTCAAGACCGACCCGAACGCCATTGCGGCTGCTGATTTTTACCAGACCGAAAACGACGTGCTGCTGGGTCTGAACGGTGCGTATCAGTCTCTTCGCAACAACAACGGCATTGCCGAAGGTAGCGGTTTATATGCCGAACAACGCTCCGATAATACGGGTACGAACGATAACCAGTCGAACGCGGGCGAGCCGTTTCAATTTAACGATTTTTCGATTCTGCCCAGTAATACGTATTTGCGGAGCCATTGGCTGGCCCTGTATCAGATTGTTACGCGAGCCAATCAGGTGCTGGCCGGTATGGAGGGCATACCCTTTGCCAATCCACAAACCAAAGCGCAGTATCAGGCCGAAGCCAAATTTATCCGGGCGTTGGCCTACTTTCATCTGGTGCGTAAATGGGGCGACGTGCCGCTCGTGACGCAGCCGCTCAACTCGGCTGATGCCGTGCGGGCCAGTACGTTTCGAGAGAAAAAAGAGAAAGTGTACGAGCAGATTGTAGCCGATCTGACCGAGGTTGCCAACAGTTCTCTCCCCGATGTTCAGCCCGCAGCGCAGAAGGGCCGTGTCTCGAAAGTAGCCGGTAACGCGCTGCTCGGCCAGGTTTATCTGACGATGGCAACCACGCTCGATGCCGCTAATCGGGCCACCAATCTGAATCAGGCCAAAACATTTCTGACCAATGCCTACAGCAAACGAACGTTCGGACTCTTGAAAGAGATTCCGTATGCCGACGTGTTCGACGTGACCAAGAAAAGCACCAACCCGGAAATCATTTTCCAGATTGTGTACCGGCAGGGCGACGTCAACTTTGCATCGGGTATTGCGGCCAGTAATCAGGCGCAGGGCGAAACCATCAACTCGCTACGGACCACCACAGGCGTGGGCGGCAACGTAAAACCTGATCTGGTGAAAGACTACGAAGAGGGCGACACGCGTAAAGATTTCTCTATCAAATTCGCCAACGCAGCCAACGTGCGCGACTATTTTATCACTAAATACCGCGACACCAGCCCGGCGGCAACTACCAACGGCTGGGGCGGCAACGACTGGATTCTGATGCGCTATGCCGACGTAATCCTGATGCTGGCCGAAGTAAACATGTACCTCGGCGATGAGGCCGCAGCTATCAGCTTGCTCGATCAGGTACGCGACCGGGCCAAACTGCCGCTGTATAACGTAGCCCGCACTAACTCGGCCTACAGCGCGAAATACCCGACACTCAAACTGGCGATTCTGCACGAACGGCGCGTAGAACTGGCGTTTGAAAACCACCGCTGGTTCGATCTGCTGCGGTTTTTTACGCCCGCTGAATTGGTCACTTATTTCCAGGCCAAACCACAGGCCGACTACGGCGCGGCCAAAGTGTCGAACTTCGGCCCAAAAGATTATTACTTTCCAATTCCGTTCGATGAAGTAAAGCTGAACCCGGAGAAAATGAACCAGAATCCGGGGTATTAA
- a CDS encoding DUF6056 family protein, with amino-acid sequence MQTSPPWSRLISFSLITAVLLLIVPLIALSFFNHPSPTDDYCFANTSMRYGFWESQQIYYDGWSGRFFHNFIVHGSPLVLHWLTGYKVYPVVLLILLLLACYAFASQWLYGFNARSKLTVAAGLFLGFVGTLASLAEFLYWYAGMACYSLSAVFLLFLLAVLLAHQRRGFGVQPGYLLLESGLLLGIIGSSETSMVMGMSVLGLVAFGGLVIHRRLSVAILVLLVVGGVGCYFLIKAPGNAIRMGMNPNSANIPLTLLSSLTYSVGYLARQLFLTPLLPLSVLYWPIAVKLAQKRPLPTYLKLHPVWGLLHGAATVLVLISLHFYAVGVPPAHRLVNIINLVFWLSWGYNLTLLAVVFKTRWQLERWLLARPMLVSGVLAWAILAVGFGPVVRLAYGDWLSGRAARYDAAMKQRYQQMAETQASAVTVVPLDAYPVSMVMEDVKTNPEHLWNRCWADYYGKKTVTLKAIPGQPTP; translated from the coding sequence ATGCAAACATCTCCACCCTGGTCGCGCCTTATTTCGTTTTCATTGATTACTGCGGTATTATTGCTTATAGTACCCCTGATTGCACTTTCATTCTTCAATCACCCGTCGCCTACCGATGATTACTGCTTTGCCAACACGTCGATGCGTTACGGTTTCTGGGAGTCGCAACAGATTTATTACGACGGCTGGAGCGGGCGTTTCTTTCATAACTTCATCGTACACGGTAGCCCGCTGGTTTTGCACTGGCTAACCGGCTACAAGGTTTATCCGGTTGTGTTGCTGATTTTACTGCTATTGGCCTGCTACGCGTTTGCCAGTCAGTGGCTATATGGATTTAATGCCCGTTCAAAACTGACAGTGGCGGCTGGCCTGTTTCTTGGGTTCGTGGGCACGCTGGCGAGCCTGGCCGAGTTTTTGTACTGGTACGCGGGTATGGCCTGTTACAGCCTCTCGGCGGTGTTTTTGTTGTTTTTGCTGGCGGTGCTGCTGGCGCATCAACGGCGTGGTTTTGGCGTACAGCCGGGCTATCTGCTGCTCGAAAGTGGGTTGTTGCTGGGTATTATCGGGTCAAGCGAGACCAGCATGGTTATGGGCATGTCGGTGCTGGGGTTAGTAGCGTTTGGCGGTCTGGTCATTCACCGGCGGTTGTCGGTAGCGATTTTGGTGCTATTAGTGGTGGGTGGCGTTGGCTGCTATTTCCTGATTAAAGCACCGGGCAATGCCATCCGTATGGGTATGAATCCCAACAGTGCCAATATTCCGCTCACGCTGCTGTCGTCGCTGACTTATTCGGTTGGGTATCTGGCCCGGCAATTATTTCTGACGCCTTTACTGCCGCTGTCGGTGCTGTACTGGCCCATTGCGGTTAAACTGGCGCAAAAGCGGCCTTTGCCAACTTACCTGAAACTACATCCGGTCTGGGGGTTGCTGCACGGCGCGGCCACAGTGTTAGTGCTGATTTCGCTGCATTTCTATGCTGTTGGGGTGCCGCCTGCACATCGGTTGGTCAATATTATCAATTTGGTTTTCTGGCTAAGCTGGGGGTATAACCTGACTCTTTTGGCCGTAGTCTTCAAAACGCGCTGGCAACTGGAGCGGTGGTTATTGGCCCGGCCTATGCTGGTGTCAGGCGTTCTGGCGTGGGCAATTCTGGCCGTTGGCTTTGGCCCCGTGGTCAGGCTGGCTTACGGCGACTGGCTCAGTGGCCGGGCCGCCCGCTACGATGCCGCTATGAAACAACGATACCAACAGATGGCCGAAACCCAGGCCAGTGCCGTTACGGTGGTGCCGCTGGATGCCTACCCCGTTTCGATGGTGATGGAAGACGTGAAAACAAATCCCGAACACCTCTGGAACCGCTGTTGGGCCGATTATTACGGTAAGAAAACTGTTACGTTGAAAGCTATCCCCGGCCAGCCAACTCCCTGA